Proteins found in one Silene latifolia isolate original U9 population unplaced genomic scaffold, ASM4854445v1 scaffold_20.1, whole genome shotgun sequence genomic segment:
- the LOC141638339 gene encoding uncharacterized protein LOC141638339 → MDFIMVDGSRCAFYLTFVYAFNGINERAPLWDHLRKIAQQVAGPWAIAGDFNCVLTSNERFGGATSLAEMEPFRKCVAECEVIDITAVGSMFTWNNKQQSEERIYSRLDRFLINKAWCDKFPDMYAHFMPEGMMDHTPCIVKSSKIMQGNRSFKYFNMWGKSKDFLPLVNEIWDHTTIGTPLFKLAKNLKQLKPGLKRLNRELFSDIERTTGTLEKQVEEMQIKLGIDPTDVTLRTHEYEASNKLKELQSARESFFHQKAKGEWIKDGDDPHTFTV, encoded by the exons ATGGATTTCATAATGGTGGAC GGTTCTAGATGTGCCTTTTACTTAACTTTTGTTTATGCCTTCAATGGGATAAATGAGAGAGCTCCCTTGTGGGATCATCTGAGAAAGATAGCACAGCAGGTAGCAGGCCCTTGGGCCATTGCAGGAGACTTTAATTGTGTTCTAACGTCtaatgagagatttggaggggCCACATCTTTGGCTGAGATGGAGCCTTTCAGAAAGTGTGTTGCTGAGTGTGAAGTCATTGACATCACTGCTGTAGGGTCTATGTTCACTTGgaacaacaaacaacaatctgAGGAGAGGATTTATAGCAGATTGGATAGGTTTTTGATTAATAAGGCTTGGTGTGACAAATTCCCAGATATGTATGCTCACTTTATGCCTGAAGGGATGATGGATCATACACCTTGTATAGTGAAGAGCAGTAAGATTATGCAGGGTAATAGGAGTtttaaatacttcaatatgtggggcaAGTCCAAGGATTTCCTCCCCCTTGTCAATGAGATATGGGATCACACGACTATTGGGACACCCCTATTTAAATTGGCAAAAAATCTTAAACAGCTTAAACCAGGTCTAAAAAGATTGAACAGGGAGCTCTTCAGTGACATTGAGAGGACAACTGGCACACTGGAAAAACAGGTTGAGGAGATGCAAATCAAGTTGGGCATTGATCCAACAGATGTGACTTTGAGAACTCATGAATATGAGGCTAGTAACAAGCTCAAGGAACTACAGAGTGCCAGGGAAAGTTTCTTTCACCAGAAAGCCAAAGGTGAATGGATAAAAGATGGGGATGATCCTCATACTTTCACAGTATGA